One Geomonas agri genomic region harbors:
- a CDS encoding STAS domain-containing protein, whose amino-acid sequence MAKKVFANKANIIIEGPFTVERAGELHQFLVERLDGVPEQAGQSTIDLSRVDDIDACGCQLLALFLENLKRRGTTPVLAAAPAAVRDRINTLGFGDLLALQPGP is encoded by the coding sequence TTGGCCAAAAAAGTTTTTGCTAATAAAGCAAACATTATCATTGAAGGCCCCTTCACGGTAGAGCGCGCGGGGGAACTGCACCAGTTCCTCGTGGAGCGCCTCGACGGGGTGCCGGAGCAGGCGGGCCAGTCAACTATCGACCTCTCTCGGGTCGATGACATTGATGCCTGCGGCTGCCAATTGCTCGCGCTTTTCCTGGAGAACCTGAAACGGCGGGGCACAACCCCAGTGCTCGCCGCAGCACCGGCAGCCGTGAGGGACCGCATCAATACCCTCGGGTTCGGCGACCTGCTGGCGCTGCAACCCGGGCCGTGA
- a CDS encoding chemotaxis protein CheW, producing MTTPRGENDTVDLNRFNQVFFEECAENLAEMEQILISLGDREPDSEQMNAIFRAAHSIKGGAGIFGFNDMTVVTHVMESLLDRLRNQETPFVPGMIDLFLEAGDAIAMQLAWHREGKPVDQEAIDTVRAKLQQAIAADAPATELAPAQGDGIPLPHEEELLPRRCRLSFTPDPEIFARGIRMESIVSELAELTEPGELHCHAELMELPELAEVDPERCLTRWDFTLLTRASREQILDVFMFVADEEQLQIEEDEPVDRRVPAGEPLPVQDVIPAAGRRAYDNNEAAPGAYGRRGGEAESSIRVNVTKVDQLVNQIGELLITQAMLSQIAVGLDPILHETLQRGLIQLERNTRDLQGSVMSIRLVPISIVFNRFPRLVREIAAKLGKQVELKTAGDSTELDRGLIEKIADPLGHLVRNALDHGLETPEKRAACGKSPMGTLQLSASQVGGRIVIDVIDDGAGLNRDRILAKAIECGIPCSETMSDEEVWQLIFAPGFSTASEVTDLSGRGVGMDVVLKNVQGIGGRVQIASEAGKGARFTISLPLTLAILEGLSVAIGEEKFIIPLNVVIESLQPKPEQLKSVNGREVVQVRGEYLPILKLHQIFNLEAEVTEPQRGILVLVEADGERGAILVDALLDEQQVVVKSIETNYRRVEGSAGATILGDGRVALILDLPELFAMHKRL from the coding sequence ATGACGACTCCCAGAGGGGAAAACGATACCGTCGACCTGAACCGCTTCAACCAAGTCTTCTTCGAGGAATGCGCTGAAAACCTGGCCGAGATGGAGCAGATCCTGATCTCGCTGGGCGACCGGGAACCAGACTCGGAGCAGATGAACGCGATCTTCCGGGCGGCCCACTCCATCAAGGGGGGGGCCGGGATCTTCGGCTTCAACGACATGACCGTGGTGACCCACGTCATGGAGTCCCTGCTGGACCGGCTCAGGAACCAGGAGACCCCCTTCGTACCGGGGATGATAGACCTCTTCCTCGAGGCCGGCGACGCCATCGCCATGCAGCTCGCCTGGCATCGCGAGGGGAAGCCGGTGGACCAGGAGGCCATCGACACCGTGCGCGCCAAGCTGCAGCAGGCCATCGCAGCCGACGCCCCCGCCACCGAACTCGCCCCGGCCCAGGGAGATGGTATCCCCTTGCCGCATGAGGAAGAACTGCTGCCGCGCCGCTGCCGGCTCTCCTTCACCCCCGACCCCGAGATCTTCGCCCGCGGCATCCGGATGGAGAGCATCGTCTCCGAACTCGCCGAACTCACCGAGCCGGGTGAGTTGCACTGCCATGCCGAACTCATGGAACTCCCCGAACTGGCCGAAGTCGACCCCGAGCGCTGCCTCACCCGCTGGGACTTCACCCTGCTCACCCGGGCCAGCCGCGAGCAGATCCTCGACGTCTTCATGTTCGTGGCGGACGAGGAACAACTCCAGATCGAGGAGGACGAGCCCGTGGACCGCCGCGTCCCGGCCGGCGAGCCGCTGCCCGTACAGGACGTCATCCCTGCCGCCGGCAGGCGCGCCTACGACAACAACGAAGCCGCTCCCGGCGCCTACGGCAGGCGCGGCGGCGAGGCGGAATCGTCGATCCGGGTCAACGTCACCAAGGTGGACCAGCTGGTGAACCAGATCGGCGAACTCCTGATCACCCAGGCCATGCTGAGCCAGATCGCGGTGGGGCTCGACCCGATCCTGCACGAGACGCTGCAGAGGGGGCTCATTCAGCTGGAGCGCAACACTCGCGACCTGCAAGGGAGCGTGATGTCGATCCGTCTGGTGCCCATCAGCATCGTCTTCAACCGTTTCCCCCGCCTGGTACGCGAGATCGCCGCCAAGCTGGGCAAGCAGGTCGAGCTGAAGACCGCCGGCGACAGCACCGAGCTTGACCGCGGGCTTATCGAAAAGATCGCCGACCCACTGGGACACCTGGTGCGCAACGCGCTGGACCACGGGCTGGAAACGCCGGAGAAGCGGGCCGCCTGTGGCAAGAGCCCGATGGGGACCCTACAGCTTTCTGCGTCCCAGGTCGGCGGCAGGATCGTCATTGACGTGATCGACGACGGCGCCGGGCTGAACCGGGACAGGATCCTCGCCAAGGCGATCGAGTGCGGCATCCCCTGCTCCGAGACCATGAGCGACGAGGAGGTCTGGCAGCTTATCTTCGCCCCCGGCTTCTCCACCGCGAGCGAGGTGACCGACCTCTCCGGCCGCGGCGTCGGCATGGACGTGGTGCTCAAGAACGTCCAGGGTATCGGCGGCCGGGTCCAGATCGCCTCGGAAGCGGGCAAAGGGGCGCGTTTCACCATCAGCCTGCCGCTCACCCTCGCCATTCTGGAGGGGCTCTCGGTCGCCATCGGGGAGGAGAAGTTCATCATCCCCCTCAACGTGGTCATAGAATCGCTGCAGCCCAAGCCGGAGCAGTTGAAGAGCGTCAACGGCCGCGAGGTGGTCCAGGTGCGCGGGGAATACCTCCCCATCCTCAAGCTGCACCAGATCTTCAACCTGGAGGCGGAGGTGACCGAGCCGCAGCGGGGGATCCTGGTGCTGGTGGAGGCGGACGGAGAGCGGGGGGCAATCCTGGTGGACGCCCTTTTGGATGAGCAGCAGGTGGTGGTGAAGAGCATCGAAACCAACTACCGACGGGTGGAAGGGAGCGCCGGGGCCACCATCCTGGGCGACGGGCGGGTGGCGCTGATCCTCGATCTACCCGAGCTGTTCGCGATGCACAAGAGGCTATAG
- a CDS encoding chemotaxis protein CheW, translated as MQTAHGSAAEQLTAEGGAEYLTFTLGGESYGIDILKVQEIRGYDCVTRIANTPAFIKGVINLRGVIVPIVDLRIKFNVGEVTYHEFTVVIIINVLNKVVGIVVDGVSDVVALPAQSIKPAPELGASLDTRYITGLGTLNDEMLILVDIEKLIGSDELQIVDSTVENTQKEAVNL; from the coding sequence ATGCAGACGGCACACGGCAGTGCGGCAGAACAACTGACAGCGGAGGGGGGGGCGGAATACCTCACCTTCACCCTGGGGGGCGAAAGCTACGGCATCGACATCCTCAAGGTGCAGGAGATCCGGGGGTACGACTGTGTCACGCGCATCGCCAACACCCCGGCCTTTATCAAGGGGGTTATCAACCTGCGCGGGGTGATCGTCCCCATCGTCGACCTGCGCATCAAGTTCAACGTGGGCGAGGTCACCTACCACGAGTTCACCGTGGTGATCATCATCAACGTGCTGAACAAGGTGGTGGGGATCGTGGTGGACGGCGTTTCCGACGTGGTCGCGCTCCCCGCGCAGAGCATCAAGCCCGCTCCGGAACTCGGGGCATCACTGGACACCCGGTACATCACGGGGTTGGGAACCTTGAACGACGAGATGCTGATCCTGGTGGATATCGAAAAGCTGATCGGTAGCGACGAGCTGCAGATCGTTGACAGTACCGTGGAGAATACTCAGAAAGAGGCGGTGAACCTATGA
- a CDS encoding methyl-accepting chemotaxis protein — MKTARFKDWKILTKILSISVATIIMMVLGVMLYVLPFMQNKLMDEKIQATKAVVDVAYDVLISNQNAVKEGKKTLQQAQTDALKQISEMRYHGNEYFWVNDMDTKVLMHPIKPELVGKTQYDNKDPNGKRLYVEFVNVCKEKGEGVVDYMWAKPGSTVPVPKISYVKQMKEWGWIVGSGIYVDTVKVEMDKMKWQIIGGTALLAVVIFLCAWFVARKIKEALDQAIAASRRIASGDLTAHITVDSEDETGELLASLKDMNEGLAHIVGDVRNGAESIATATEEIAAGNADLSQRTEEQASALEETASSMEELTSTVKQNADNAQAANQLAINASGVAVKGGEVITRVVHTMESITDSSKKISDIIGVIDGIAFQTNILALNAAVEAARAGEQGRGFAVVAAEVRSLAQRSAAAAKEIKTLIEDSVAKVQDGSRLVEEAGRTTQDIVTSIKRVTDIMAEISAASLEQSSGIEQVNTAITQMDDVTQQNAALVEEAAAAAESLEDQAQQLVAVVARFTLEQGHKSAPPAPAEKRKLTHAAARPKVSERKTKPVAVAAAAKAQERLSRSPEAAEPDDDWKEF; from the coding sequence ATGAAAACTGCGCGATTCAAAGACTGGAAGATTCTGACCAAGATCCTCAGCATCTCGGTAGCAACCATCATCATGATGGTGCTGGGCGTGATGCTCTACGTGCTCCCCTTCATGCAGAACAAGCTCATGGACGAAAAGATCCAGGCCACCAAGGCGGTGGTCGACGTGGCCTACGATGTCCTGATCTCGAACCAGAACGCGGTGAAGGAGGGGAAGAAAACCCTGCAGCAGGCGCAAACCGATGCGCTCAAGCAGATCTCCGAGATGAGATACCACGGTAACGAGTATTTCTGGGTCAACGACATGGACACCAAGGTGCTCATGCACCCGATCAAGCCGGAACTGGTTGGCAAAACCCAGTACGACAACAAGGATCCCAACGGTAAGCGGCTCTACGTGGAGTTCGTCAACGTCTGCAAGGAGAAAGGGGAAGGGGTCGTCGACTACATGTGGGCCAAGCCCGGCTCCACCGTCCCGGTACCGAAGATCTCCTACGTGAAGCAGATGAAGGAGTGGGGCTGGATCGTGGGGAGCGGCATCTACGTCGATACCGTCAAGGTGGAGATGGACAAGATGAAGTGGCAGATCATAGGTGGCACCGCGCTGCTCGCCGTGGTGATCTTCCTGTGCGCCTGGTTCGTGGCGCGCAAGATCAAGGAGGCGCTCGACCAGGCCATCGCGGCCTCCCGGCGTATCGCCTCGGGCGATCTCACCGCCCACATCACGGTAGACAGCGAGGATGAGACCGGCGAGCTGCTCGCCTCGCTCAAGGATATGAACGAGGGGCTGGCACACATCGTGGGCGACGTGAGAAACGGCGCCGAATCGATCGCCACGGCAACCGAGGAGATCGCAGCGGGCAACGCCGACCTCTCCCAGCGCACCGAGGAGCAGGCGAGCGCCCTGGAGGAGACCGCCTCCAGCATGGAGGAGCTCACCTCGACGGTGAAGCAGAACGCGGACAACGCCCAGGCGGCCAACCAGCTCGCCATCAACGCCAGCGGCGTGGCAGTCAAGGGTGGCGAGGTGATCACCCGGGTGGTGCACACCATGGAGAGCATCACCGACAGCTCCAAGAAGATCTCGGACATAATCGGCGTCATCGACGGTATCGCCTTCCAGACCAACATCCTGGCTTTGAATGCCGCGGTCGAGGCGGCGCGCGCCGGCGAGCAGGGCAGAGGCTTCGCGGTCGTCGCGGCCGAGGTGAGAAGCCTCGCCCAGCGTAGCGCCGCGGCGGCCAAGGAGATCAAGACCCTCATCGAGGACTCGGTGGCCAAGGTGCAGGACGGCAGCCGCCTGGTCGAGGAAGCCGGACGCACCACCCAGGACATCGTCACCAGCATCAAGAGGGTGACCGACATCATGGCGGAGATTTCCGCCGCATCGCTGGAGCAGTCCAGCGGCATCGAGCAGGTCAACACCGCCATCACCCAGATGGACGACGTCACCCAGCAAAACGCAGCGCTGGTCGAAGAGGCGGCGGCCGCCGCCGAATCGCTCGAAGACCAGGCCCAGCAGCTGGTGGCGGTGGTGGCGCGCTTCACCTTGGAGCAGGGCCACAAGAGCGCCCCGCCGGCCCCAGCGGAGAAGCGCAAGCTGACCCACGCGGCGGCACGCCCCAAGGTCTCCGAGAGGAAGACCAAACCCGTAGCGGTGGCGGCAGCTGCAAAAGCACAGGAACGTCTCTCCCGGTCCCCCGAGGCCGCCGAGCCGGACGATGATTGGAAGGAGTTCTGA
- a CDS encoding CheR family methyltransferase yields MEGVLRTGARTEPARPLTGGGGAAEPGWNNFQYPFTADDFARVRGFIYRNAGISLAPGKMDMVYSRLARRLRATGVASFGEYLDLVESGNLQEVEAFINALTTNMTSFFREPHHFRFLAERLRQCRDRKQVTIWSCASSSGEEPYSIAMTALDALPAGANLSILATDIDTNVLGRGSEGVYPVDQLPKIPEPYRKRFLLRGEGNNEGFIRVKEELRRVVTFKRLNLLDEQWPMRGKFDFVFCRNVMIYFDRPTQLAVLERISRVLHPDGLLFVGHSESLHHAQELFRVCGNTTYALRS; encoded by the coding sequence TTGGAAGGAGTTCTGAGAACCGGAGCGCGCACGGAACCGGCGCGCCCCTTGACGGGAGGGGGAGGCGCCGCGGAACCGGGGTGGAACAACTTCCAGTATCCCTTCACCGCTGACGACTTCGCCCGCGTGCGCGGCTTCATCTACCGCAACGCGGGGATCTCCCTGGCGCCGGGCAAGATGGATATGGTCTACAGCCGGTTGGCGCGCCGGCTGCGGGCGACGGGGGTGGCCAGCTTCGGAGAGTATCTCGACCTCGTGGAAAGCGGCAATCTCCAGGAGGTGGAGGCGTTCATCAACGCCCTGACCACCAACATGACCTCCTTTTTCCGGGAACCGCACCACTTCCGGTTTCTTGCCGAGCGCCTGCGCCAGTGCCGGGACCGCAAGCAGGTCACCATTTGGAGCTGCGCTTCCTCTAGCGGCGAGGAGCCCTACTCCATCGCGATGACCGCGCTCGACGCGCTGCCGGCGGGGGCGAACCTCAGTATCCTGGCCACCGACATCGACACCAACGTGCTCGGCAGGGGAAGCGAAGGAGTGTACCCGGTGGACCAATTGCCCAAGATCCCGGAGCCGTACCGCAAGCGCTTCCTGCTCAGGGGGGAGGGGAACAACGAGGGGTTCATCAGGGTGAAGGAGGAACTGCGCCGGGTGGTGACCTTCAAGAGGCTGAACCTCTTGGACGAGCAGTGGCCCATGCGGGGCAAATTCGACTTCGTCTTCTGCCGCAACGTGATGATCTATTTTGACAGGCCGACACAGCTCGCCGTCCTGGAACGGATTTCCCGGGTACTGCACCCGGACGGGCTTTTGTTCGTCGGTCATTCCGAAAGCCTGCACCACGCCCAGGAGCTGTTCCGGGTCTGTGGCAACACGACCTACGCCTTGAGGAGCTGA
- a CDS encoding histidine kinase — MPHKSKTGMKSSGHPGHAKLSYFDPEFKMVAVKIVAGEFFATNEAVAITTVLGSCVSVCLYDLELGIGGMNHFMLPELQQGGNSTPCSGACDSNSQSCARYGACAMRRLLEQLDLLGANRKRLAAKLFGAGRVMRSSTDIGGNNVAFAVDYLKKHGIPIIASDLGECCPRKVMFFPKTGRVLVKRIRVLHAGRH; from the coding sequence GTGCCGCACAAGAGTAAAACGGGAATGAAAAGCTCGGGGCATCCCGGCCATGCGAAGCTCAGCTACTTCGACCCGGAGTTCAAGATGGTCGCAGTCAAGATCGTGGCAGGGGAGTTCTTCGCCACCAACGAAGCCGTGGCCATCACCACCGTGCTCGGCTCCTGCGTCTCGGTATGTCTCTACGACCTGGAACTGGGCATCGGCGGCATGAACCACTTCATGCTGCCGGAGCTGCAGCAAGGTGGCAACTCCACCCCCTGCTCCGGAGCCTGCGACAGCAACTCACAAAGCTGCGCCCGCTATGGGGCATGCGCCATGCGCCGGCTGCTGGAACAGCTCGATCTGTTGGGGGCCAACCGCAAGCGCCTGGCCGCGAAGCTCTTCGGCGCCGGCCGGGTCATGCGGAGCAGTACCGACATCGGCGGCAACAATGTGGCCTTCGCCGTCGACTATTTGAAGAAACACGGGATACCGATCATCGCCTCGGACCTGGGGGAGTGCTGCCCCAGGAAGGTGATGTTCTTCCCCAAAACCGGCCGCGTCCTGGTGAAAAGGATACGCGTCCTGCACGCAGGAAGACATTGA
- a CDS encoding protein-glutamate methylesterase/protein-glutamine glutaminase yields the protein MPIKVLIIDDSALIRSLLTEIINKAPDLQVVGTAPDPLAARQRIKELNPDVLTLDVEMPKMDGLAFLEKLMRLRPMPVVMVSSLTEKSSAVTLKALELGAFDFVTKPKIDIRNGLLEYSQELAEKIRCAHSAFRRRGPHIPPLQVEAKLSADAVLPNRHQHFSTTEKVVAVGSSTGGTEALKVFLSALPADCPAILVTQHMPETFTRTFAARLDGLCAMAVKEAEHGERVLPGHAYIAPGNRHMMLARSGANYTIALGDGPPVSRHRPSVDVLFRSTANCAADNSLGIIMTGMGDDGAAGMLEMHNAGARTFAQDEESCVVFGMPREAIARGGVDEVVPLSDMAGRLMGWLASHGKRSFRV from the coding sequence ATGCCCATAAAGGTGTTGATAATAGACGACTCCGCCCTGATCCGGTCGCTGCTGACCGAGATCATTAACAAGGCCCCGGACCTCCAGGTGGTGGGAACCGCACCGGACCCGCTGGCGGCCCGGCAACGCATCAAGGAGCTGAACCCGGACGTACTCACCCTGGACGTGGAGATGCCCAAGATGGACGGGCTCGCCTTCCTGGAAAAGCTGATGAGGCTGCGCCCGATGCCGGTGGTGATGGTTTCCTCGCTGACGGAGAAGAGTTCTGCCGTGACGCTGAAGGCGCTGGAACTGGGCGCCTTCGACTTCGTCACCAAGCCCAAGATTGACATCCGCAACGGGCTTTTGGAGTACTCCCAGGAGCTTGCCGAGAAAATCCGTTGCGCCCACAGCGCTTTCCGCAGGAGGGGGCCCCACATCCCTCCCCTGCAGGTGGAGGCGAAGCTCTCCGCGGATGCGGTGCTCCCCAACCGGCACCAGCACTTCTCCACCACGGAAAAGGTGGTGGCGGTCGGCTCCTCTACCGGCGGCACCGAGGCGCTCAAGGTCTTTTTGAGCGCGCTCCCCGCCGACTGCCCGGCCATACTGGTCACCCAGCACATGCCCGAGACCTTCACCCGGACCTTCGCGGCGCGGCTGGACGGCCTGTGCGCCATGGCGGTCAAGGAAGCGGAGCACGGGGAGCGGGTGCTGCCCGGGCACGCCTACATCGCGCCGGGCAACCGGCACATGATGCTCGCCCGCAGCGGTGCCAACTACACCATCGCCTTGGGCGACGGACCGCCGGTCTCGCGCCACCGCCCCTCGGTGGACGTGCTGTTCCGCTCCACCGCCAACTGCGCTGCGGACAACAGCCTGGGCATCATCATGACCGGGATGGGGGACGACGGTGCCGCCGGGATGCTGGAGATGCACAACGCCGGCGCGAGGACCTTCGCCCAAGACGAGGAGAGCTGCGTCGTATTCGGCATGCCGCGCGAAGCGATTGCCCGCGGGGGAGTCGACGAGGTGGTCCCGCTCTCCGACATGGCGGGACGCCTGATGGGATGGCTCGCCTCCCACGGCAAGCGCAGTTTCAGGGTGTGA
- a CDS encoding cache domain-containing protein — MKFLNAAREKISIPLVITAVIVAVVMMVGNHLMLDQIHEEAVRQANRQQENSMMAFWELMNRRGRNFHIENGRMILGDYYTLNGANELTDKIFCTTGSRATIFMGDTRVATNVLKEDGTRAIGTKLTGPAYDAIFKEGIRYRGEANILGAPYFTAYDPVRDLSGKVIGALFVGVKQSEYLARYDRINVKIGAINGALAAVFLLCVIILGLNRKRAENDIKRQLNFQQQLMDTIPSPIFSKDAQGRYNMCNKAFQSYVGLSSEQLLGRSVFDLWEPELARKYHEMDQAIIDAPGIQIYESQVTYADGSVHDAIFHKAAVRDDNGVAQGLVGVILDITERKAVEQESRHIEAQKHHSRMIESLMIQLNHDLNTPLTPLFALIPMIRAKVSDPGLERMLEICQQCVNQIQGLAGKALDLVRISSSRPRLIPVSLCAAVEGALSELAPALAQRGVICCNAIAADLQVLGSAEQLTLLFKNLLSNAARYAANNGKVIISAELKDEEVEVSVQDDGVGLDHEQLSQVFDEFYKADPARHDLNTQGLGLAICRRIVANHEGRLWATSPGAGRGTTMFFTLKQVGHQPPAIDEDELSQENNPESDQT, encoded by the coding sequence GTGAAGTTCCTTAACGCAGCACGCGAAAAGATATCCATCCCCCTCGTCATAACCGCGGTGATAGTGGCGGTGGTGATGATGGTGGGGAACCACCTCATGCTGGACCAGATCCACGAGGAGGCGGTGCGCCAGGCCAACCGGCAGCAGGAAAACAGCATGATGGCCTTCTGGGAACTGATGAACCGTCGCGGGCGCAACTTCCACATCGAGAACGGCAGGATGATCCTGGGCGACTACTACACCCTGAACGGCGCCAACGAACTGACCGACAAGATCTTTTGCACCACCGGCAGCAGGGCCACCATCTTCATGGGCGACACCCGGGTGGCCACCAACGTACTCAAGGAGGACGGCACCAGGGCCATCGGGACCAAGCTTACCGGCCCGGCCTACGACGCCATCTTCAAGGAGGGGATCCGGTACCGCGGCGAAGCGAACATCCTGGGCGCTCCCTACTTCACCGCCTACGACCCGGTGCGCGACCTCTCCGGCAAGGTGATCGGCGCACTCTTCGTGGGAGTAAAGCAGAGCGAGTACCTGGCGCGTTACGACCGCATCAACGTGAAGATCGGTGCCATCAACGGGGCGCTGGCCGCGGTTTTCCTGCTCTGCGTCATCATCCTGGGCCTGAACCGCAAGCGCGCCGAGAACGACATCAAGAGACAGCTGAATTTCCAGCAGCAGCTCATGGACACCATCCCAAGCCCCATCTTCTCCAAGGACGCGCAGGGGCGCTACAACATGTGCAACAAGGCATTCCAAAGCTACGTGGGGCTCAGCAGCGAACAACTGCTGGGACGTTCGGTGTTCGATCTGTGGGAGCCTGAGCTGGCCCGGAAGTACCACGAGATGGATCAGGCGATCATAGACGCACCCGGAATCCAGATCTACGAATCCCAGGTGACCTACGCCGACGGCAGCGTGCACGACGCTATCTTCCACAAGGCGGCGGTCCGCGACGACAACGGCGTGGCCCAGGGGCTGGTCGGAGTGATCCTGGACATCACCGAGCGCAAGGCGGTCGAGCAGGAAAGCCGCCACATAGAGGCACAGAAGCACCACTCACGCATGATCGAGTCACTGATGATCCAGTTGAACCACGACCTGAACACGCCGCTTACCCCGCTGTTCGCGCTTATCCCCATGATCCGCGCCAAGGTGAGCGATCCGGGCCTAGAAAGGATGCTGGAGATCTGCCAGCAGTGCGTAAACCAGATCCAGGGGCTGGCCGGCAAGGCGCTCGACCTGGTACGGATCTCGTCCAGTCGTCCCCGTTTGATCCCGGTCAGCCTTTGTGCCGCGGTCGAGGGTGCCCTCAGTGAGTTGGCGCCGGCCTTGGCGCAGCGCGGGGTGATCTGCTGCAACGCGATTGCCGCAGACCTCCAGGTACTGGGATCGGCGGAACAGCTCACACTCTTGTTCAAGAACCTGCTCAGCAACGCCGCGCGCTATGCCGCCAACAACGGCAAGGTGATCATCAGCGCCGAACTGAAGGACGAGGAGGTCGAGGTATCGGTGCAGGACGACGGCGTCGGGCTCGACCACGAACAACTGAGCCAGGTCTTTGATGAGTTCTACAAGGCCGACCCCGCCCGCCACGACCTGAACACCCAGGGGCTGGGGCTGGCCATCTGCCGCAGGATCGTGGCCAACCACGAGGGGAGGCTCTGGGCGACGAGCCCCGGAGCCGGGCGCGGTACGACCATGTTCTTCACCCTGAAACAGGTGGGGCACCAGCCGCCGGCCATCGACGAAGACGAGCTGTCTCAAGAAAATAACCCGGAGAGCGACCAGACATGA